The following proteins are co-located in the Piscirickettsia litoralis genome:
- a CDS encoding acyl-CoA-binding protein — METLEQQFNKAVEDVQSGAATIKPTNANKLALYALFKQVEQGDVIGEKPGMTDFVARAKYSAWEKLKGVGREDAMKRYIEKSRES, encoded by the coding sequence ATGGAAACGTTAGAGCAACAATTTAATAAAGCAGTCGAGGATGTACAGTCAGGAGCTGCAACAATTAAGCCGACCAATGCGAATAAACTCGCCTTATATGCCTTATTTAAGCAGGTTGAACAAGGGGATGTGATCGGTGAAAAGCCAGGGATGACAGACTTTGTCGCACGTGCAAAGTATAGTGCTTGGGAAAAGTTAAAAGGTGTTGGTCGTGAAGATGCTATGAAGCGTTATATTGAGAAATCTAGAGAGTCTTAA
- a CDS encoding contractile injection system protein, VgrG/Pvc8 family, with product MSKAKIIFIDDKSLHQPLTNEVFVSNDFSTESSRQCLMLNESVAIVANQAIVQSYNPLSAQQLLSATMSVSDQGQGEQYHYIGGVNSQEDLEHLGSVYAQSLACLKHTYKLSGQIVNVYPGKLIKVVEKGSGESAKQYLIYGMQVHGTQKATTLIQSEDVTPSYQCSLYLIPADTQYRARMMTPVPNIAGFVHANAYGGSDSEYAHLDDTGYYEVTLRANYDKPVPFKARKVEVFAGKNYGMHFPIKVGTELLVGFIRGYPESPIIVGSGYNSDHLNVVNSQNSYDHIIRSESGSEIRLSDQEGSAGFEISHPGYSLKVTTSS from the coding sequence GTGAGCAAGGCAAAAATTATCTTTATTGATGATAAGTCTTTACATCAACCGCTCACAAATGAAGTTTTTGTTTCTAATGACTTTTCTACAGAGAGCTCACGTCAGTGTTTAATGCTTAATGAGTCGGTTGCTATTGTGGCTAATCAGGCAATTGTGCAAAGCTATAACCCCTTGAGTGCCCAGCAACTACTCAGCGCAACAATGAGTGTTTCAGATCAAGGACAAGGAGAACAGTATCATTATATCGGTGGTGTTAATAGCCAAGAAGATTTAGAGCATTTGGGGAGTGTCTATGCTCAAAGCTTAGCGTGTTTGAAACATACTTATAAGCTCAGTGGTCAGATCGTTAATGTTTATCCAGGAAAGCTGATTAAAGTGGTCGAGAAAGGCAGTGGTGAGTCTGCCAAACAGTATTTAATCTATGGGATGCAAGTTCATGGAACACAGAAGGCAACAACGCTTATTCAAAGTGAAGACGTCACCCCATCTTATCAATGTTCATTGTATTTAATTCCTGCTGATACTCAATATCGGGCAAGAATGATGACTCCGGTGCCTAATATTGCGGGCTTTGTTCATGCGAATGCGTATGGAGGAAGTGATAGTGAGTACGCTCATCTTGATGATACAGGGTATTATGAGGTGACTTTAAGGGCAAACTACGATAAGCCTGTCCCTTTTAAAGCACGCAAGGTTGAGGTCTTTGCCGGTAAAAACTATGGCATGCATTTTCCGATTAAAGTTGGCACAGAGCTGCTAGTTGGCTTTATTCGTGGTTATCCAGAAAGCCCTATTATTGTCGGCTCAGGTTATAATAGTGATCACTTAAATGTCGTGAATAGCCAAAACTCCTATGATCATATTATTCGCTCTGAAAGTGGTAGTGAAATTAGACTAAGCGACCAAGAAGGTAGCGCAGGCTTTGAAATTAGTCATCCAGGCTATAGTTTGAAAGTGACTACGAGCTCTTGA